Proteins encoded in a region of the Raphanus sativus cultivar WK10039 chromosome 8, ASM80110v3, whole genome shotgun sequence genome:
- the LOC108820356 gene encoding precursor of CEP16: MVMALMAKSRTEHYVVLVLVLIIMVGSVFLATEGRPVKYGSTALTRLRDSPVYNGSVMSKPKPVESSVQDVSWLATVKQSGPSPGVGHYRAMGYKTFGRVRDNSCPSPGVGH, translated from the coding sequence ATGGTGATGGCCCTGATGGCTAAGAGCCGCACCGAGCACTACGTAGTATTGGTCCTTGTTCTGATAATTATGGTGGGATCAGTGTTCCTAGCCACTGAAGGACGACCGGTCAAGTATGGTTCGACAGCTTTGACCCGGTTAAGAGATTCGCCTGTGTACAATGGAAGCGTAATGTCTAAGCCCAAACCAGTTGAGTCATCTGTACAAGATGTTTCTTGGCTAGCCACAGTGAAACAGTCCGGGCCAAGCCCAGGGGTTGGTCATTATCGAGCCATGGGATACAAGACCTTTGGACGAGTCAGAGACAACTCTTGTCCTAGTCCTGGTGTTGGACACTAA